A genomic window from Bacillota bacterium includes:
- a CDS encoding branched-chain amino acid ABC transporter permease: protein MTLDMFLQHLTNAVSLGALYALVAIGYTMVYGILRLINFAHGTIFTIGAYAAFMGIAIFNLQWGITYILAICFTAVLGMATEKVAYKPLRDAPRISVLISAIGVSFLMENLLIIFFGGRPKPFFRPPIFTQVLEIGAIMIPVLSFAIIIVSAILLVALTYLLYRTKPGTAMRALANDFETARLMAIDVDKTVALTFMVGSSLAAVGGILWALKFPQINPTMGGFPGLKAFVAAVLGGIGSIPGATVGGLILGLCEIMLVAFLPNLSGYRDAVAFVALITVLLLKPTGLLGEKGQVKV, encoded by the coding sequence ATGACCCTTGACATGTTCTTACAACATCTCACGAACGCCGTCTCCCTGGGGGCACTGTATGCGCTGGTGGCCATAGGGTACACGATGGTATATGGTATCCTGAGGCTCATCAACTTCGCCCACGGTACCATCTTCACGATCGGCGCCTACGCCGCTTTCATGGGCATTGCCATATTCAACTTGCAGTGGGGGATAACGTATATCCTGGCCATCTGCTTCACCGCGGTACTCGGCATGGCGACGGAGAAAGTGGCGTACAAGCCGCTGCGCGATGCGCCGAGGATCTCCGTCCTCATATCCGCAATCGGGGTCTCGTTCCTGATGGAAAACCTGCTGATAATCTTCTTCGGGGGCAGGCCGAAGCCGTTCTTCAGGCCGCCGATATTCACACAGGTGCTTGAAATCGGCGCCATAATGATTCCCGTACTCAGCTTCGCCATCATCATCGTGTCGGCCATCCTTCTCGTGGCCCTCACTTACCTGCTTTACAGAACGAAACCTGGAACGGCCATGCGGGCGCTGGCTAACGACTTCGAGACCGCCAGGCTCATGGCCATTGACGTCGACAAAACGGTGGCCCTCACCTTCATGGTCGGCTCGTCTCTCGCCGCCGTGGGGGGCATACTGTGGGCCCTTAAATTCCCCCAGATAAACCCGACAATGGGTGGCTTTCCTGGCCTGAAGGCATTCGTGGCTGCGGTCCTGGGTGGGATCGGAAGTATCCCAGGGGCAACAGTAGGTGGCCTCATTCTTGGCCTCTGCGAGATCATGCTCGTCGCGTTCCTCCCCAACCTGTCAGGATACCGTGACGCGGTTGCTTTCGTGGCTCTGATTACCGTCCTGCTCCTGAAGCCGACAGGGCTGCTGGGCGAGAAGGGACAGGTGAAGGTATGA
- a CDS encoding branched-chain amino acid ABC transporter permease: protein MNGRSNGRGLNYLLTLGSIVVILLITTWAQRTLDPYRLRVLSVGAIYVTLAVGLNLVYGFTGQFSLGHAGFMAVGAYTSALLTMPVAQKARNFFIVPIHPALENLQIPYLPALIIAGLMAALLGWIVGVPVLRLRGDYLGMATLGFSEVVRVLINNMQTITNGSMGLKGVPDYVNLYWAVGSAVVSVFIAARLVNTSYGRALKAIREDEIAAESVGVSLFYHKVLAFVAGAFFAGVGGALLGHWSSAVDPKMFTITITFQILTIVVIGGLGSLTGTVIASFAYAVAMEWLRFIEAPMKIGSIEIPGIVGMRMVLFGIVVLVVIVFYRQGLMGQREFAWDAFLRRKEAGTAAGAGKGV from the coding sequence ATGAACGGGCGAAGCAACGGAAGAGGTCTCAATTACCTCCTGACCCTCGGCAGCATCGTCGTGATACTACTGATCACGACCTGGGCGCAGAGAACGCTGGACCCGTACCGGCTCAGGGTGTTATCCGTCGGTGCGATATACGTTACCCTGGCGGTGGGTCTCAACCTGGTTTACGGGTTCACAGGGCAGTTCTCGCTCGGGCACGCCGGTTTCATGGCCGTCGGAGCGTACACTTCGGCGCTTCTCACCATGCCGGTCGCACAGAAGGCAAGAAACTTCTTCATCGTGCCTATCCACCCGGCGCTGGAGAACCTTCAGATCCCGTACCTTCCGGCGCTGATCATCGCGGGGCTGATGGCGGCCTTGTTGGGTTGGATAGTCGGCGTACCGGTGCTCCGGCTCAGGGGCGATTACCTGGGAATGGCGACTCTCGGCTTCTCCGAGGTGGTTCGGGTCCTCATAAACAACATGCAGACCATTACGAACGGCTCGATGGGCCTCAAGGGAGTGCCCGACTACGTGAACCTGTACTGGGCGGTCGGGAGCGCGGTTGTCTCGGTTTTCATCGCGGCGAGGCTGGTCAATACGAGTTATGGGCGGGCGCTCAAGGCGATCCGTGAGGACGAGATCGCCGCCGAGTCCGTCGGCGTGAGCCTTTTCTACCACAAGGTACTCGCGTTCGTGGCTGGGGCGTTCTTCGCGGGAGTCGGCGGGGCGCTGCTCGGTCATTGGTCCAGTGCGGTCGACCCGAAGATGTTCACGATTACGATAACTTTCCAGATTCTAACCATCGTTGTAATCGGTGGACTCGGTAGCCTCACCGGAACCGTGATTGCTTCATTCGCGTATGCGGTTGCGATGGAATGGCTACGGTTCATCGAGGCGCCGATGAAGATCGGGTCCATTGAGATCCCCGGTATAGTCGGCATGCGCATGGTGCTGTTCGGTATCGTCGTTCTGGTCGTGATAGTGTTCTACCGCCAGGGGCTGATGGGACAGCGCGAGTTTGCCTGGGATGCCTTCCTGCGAAGGAAAGAAGCGGGGACGGCTGCCGGTGCGGGGAAGGGGGTTTGA
- a CDS encoding ABC transporter ATP-binding protein: MPSCEGKKRGRLPVRGRGFDAVAVLELDGLTIRFGGLTAVSSFDLCLDRGGLVGIIGPNGAGKTTVFNMITGIYTPTSGRVLFEGKDISGMRPDLIAKGGIARTFQNIRLFRDLPVIDNVLIGKHLRLRSSPLAAVVGTPGYRREERQMTAESERLLEAVGLTKFTDYKAGSLPYGLQRRLEIARALATEPRLLLLDEPAAGMNPQEISDLMGFIRRIRAEFNLTILLIEHHMSLVMGICERVAVLDYGVKIAEGCPEDIQKNPKVIEAYLGVGSSA, translated from the coding sequence ATGCCTTCCTGCGAAGGAAAGAAGCGGGGACGGCTGCCGGTGCGGGGAAGGGGGTTTGACGCCGTGGCTGTGCTGGAACTCGACGGACTGACGATCAGGTTCGGGGGTCTCACCGCGGTGTCGTCCTTCGACCTGTGCCTCGACAGGGGCGGGCTGGTTGGGATTATCGGACCCAACGGCGCCGGCAAGACGACCGTGTTCAACATGATAACGGGGATATACACTCCGACCTCGGGTAGGGTGCTGTTCGAGGGTAAGGACATAAGCGGTATGCGCCCCGACCTGATAGCAAAGGGTGGCATAGCGAGGACGTTCCAGAACATCCGTCTCTTCCGCGACCTGCCGGTGATCGACAACGTGCTCATCGGCAAGCATCTGAGGCTCAGGTCGTCGCCGTTGGCGGCGGTAGTGGGCACGCCGGGCTACAGGCGCGAGGAGCGTCAGATGACCGCAGAGTCCGAAAGGCTCCTCGAAGCGGTTGGTCTCACGAAGTTCACGGACTACAAGGCCGGGTCGCTCCCTTACGGGCTACAGCGGAGGCTCGAGATCGCGAGGGCGCTCGCCACGGAACCCAGGCTCCTCTTGCTCGACGAGCCTGCCGCCGGAATGAACCCGCAGGAGATCTCCGATCTCATGGGCTTCATTCGCCGGATCCGGGCCGAGTTCAACCTCACCATCCTGCTCATCGAGCACCACATGAGCCTGGTGATGGGCATATGCGAACGAGTCGCCGTGCTCGATTATGGCGTGAAGATCGCCGAGGGGTGTCCCGAGGATATACAGAAGAATCCCAAGGTGATCGAGGCCTACCTGGGGGTGGGGTCAAGTGCTTGA